One Nostoc punctiforme PCC 73102 DNA window includes the following coding sequences:
- a CDS encoding DUF2231 domain-containing protein yields MLEYFTSLNDHNLPYPDTIHPIVVHFVIAMVLFSFFCDVVGYFTGKSSLFEVSWWNMLVATIAIFVAILFGQFEAGLAQPYSLAKSVLNLHTLIGWSLSGIITAITAWRYVIRARNPQKISIYYLGAGLILTLIVGLQVYLGDELVWVYGLHTVPVVEAVKDGLLR; encoded by the coding sequence ATGCTTGAGTATTTTACATCATTGAACGACCACAATTTACCCTATCCAGATACGATTCATCCCATCGTTGTCCACTTTGTAATTGCGATGGTGTTGTTTTCCTTTTTCTGTGACGTAGTTGGCTATTTTACTGGTAAATCCAGTCTTTTTGAGGTGAGTTGGTGGAACATGTTAGTTGCCACGATCGCTATCTTCGTGGCGATCCTTTTTGGTCAGTTTGAAGCGGGTTTAGCACAACCTTATAGCCTCGCTAAATCGGTACTAAATTTGCATACGCTAATTGGTTGGTCGCTTTCAGGAATCATCACCGCGATTACAGCTTGGCGCTATGTAATTCGTGCCCGTAACCCACAAAAAATATCAATTTATTATTTGGGAGCCGGGTTAATTTTGACCCTGATAGTTGGCTTGCAAGTATATCTCGGAGATGAACTTGTTTGGGTGTATGGATTGCATACAGTGCCAGTTGTGGAAGCAGTAAAGGATGGTCTGTTGCGATGA
- a CDS encoding cytochrome c oxidase subunit II, with the protein MKIQKILNILTLLTGAIAVTVTSLWIGQQAYSWLPPQAAAESLLIDDLISFLVTLGSFIFLGVTSTLMYSVIFHRAIKDDFTDGPPIEGNITLEVVWTAIPILLVLWIAGYSYQVYEQMGIQGPSEIVHLHNPLGMESAYAEPKDSPANALAEPVEKIDVLAKQWAWVFHYPERDITSTELHLPSDRRIRLALKSQDVLHGFYIPAFRLKQDIIPNHAIDFEFTPIRPGKYRLTDSQYSGTYFATMQANVVVESPEDYQQWLAQAATQKPSIAKNQAASEYAQTSNQSVQTGWVTVPPAAPPLVNSPG; encoded by the coding sequence ATGAAAATCCAGAAGATTTTAAATATTTTGACGCTGCTTACAGGCGCGATCGCAGTGACTGTTACAAGTCTCTGGATCGGGCAGCAGGCTTACTCCTGGCTTCCCCCCCAAGCAGCAGCCGAATCCCTACTAATTGATGATTTGATTAGCTTCTTAGTAACCCTCGGTTCTTTCATCTTCTTGGGAGTAACAAGTACTTTAATGTATTCTGTGATCTTCCATCGAGCAATCAAAGATGACTTCACCGACGGCCCCCCAATTGAAGGTAATATCACCTTAGAAGTTGTCTGGACAGCAATTCCAATTCTGTTAGTTTTGTGGATTGCGGGCTACAGCTACCAAGTTTACGAACAAATGGGGATTCAAGGCCCATCGGAAATAGTTCACCTGCATAATCCATTGGGAATGGAATCGGCTTATGCAGAACCAAAAGATTCGCCAGCTAATGCTTTAGCGGAACCTGTAGAAAAAATCGACGTACTAGCTAAACAGTGGGCGTGGGTTTTTCATTACCCAGAAAGAGATATTACCAGTACCGAATTGCATTTACCTAGCGATCGCCGGATACGTTTAGCATTGAAATCGCAAGACGTTCTCCACGGCTTTTATATACCTGCATTTCGCCTCAAGCAGGATATTATTCCCAACCATGCGATCGACTTTGAATTTACTCCCATCCGCCCTGGTAAATACCGATTGACCGATTCTCAATATAGCGGTACATACTTTGCGACGATGCAGGCGAATGTAGTTGTCGAATCTCCTGAAGATTATCAGCAGTGGCTAGCACAAGCTGCAACCCAAAAGCCATCCATAGCAAAAAATCAGGCGGCTTCTGAGTATGCCCAAACATCCAATCAATCAGTCCAAACTGGTTGGGTTACAGTTCCACCTGCTGCACCTCCTCTAGTCAATTCACCTGGTTGA
- a CDS encoding DUF2231 domain-containing protein, whose product MNSELIDQLSGSLGANGLPYTIPIHPNLVHLTIGLFIIGMTFDIVGVLFPFEKWVFKFLAITVERSNLFDVGWYNMLAASIITFFTVAAGFYEMLLATPPADIKSAWGLQAMETMLWHGVGGVFLLALIVVLTIWRAWQRFVWAKQEYKQTDREVQWIYLLAGIAIMFILYVHGTLGAQMAAEFGVHNTADNLLRSHQDLNTILK is encoded by the coding sequence ATGAACTCAGAATTAATCGATCAATTGAGCGGCTCTTTAGGCGCAAACGGATTACCTTACACAATTCCCATTCATCCCAACTTAGTCCATCTGACAATAGGTTTGTTCATCATTGGAATGACCTTTGATATTGTCGGTGTTCTGTTCCCCTTTGAAAAATGGGTCTTCAAATTTTTAGCAATTACTGTGGAACGTTCCAACTTATTTGATGTTGGCTGGTACAACATGCTAGCTGCCAGCATCATCACATTTTTCACAGTGGCAGCAGGCTTTTATGAAATGCTATTGGCAACACCACCAGCTGATATAAAAAGCGCCTGGGGATTGCAGGCAATGGAAACTATGCTTTGGCATGGTGTAGGTGGTGTGTTCTTATTAGCGCTGATTGTTGTCTTGACCATCTGGAGAGCATGGCAGCGCTTCGTTTGGGCCAAACAAGAATATAAACAGACAGATAGAGAAGTGCAATGGATCTATCTGTTAGCAGGCATAGCAATCATGTTCATTCTGTACGTCCACGGGACACTAGGGGCGCAAATGGCTGCCGAGTTTGGCGTACACAATACAGCAGATAATTTGCTGCGATCGCACCAAGACCTAAACACAATACTCAAATAG